TTTAAAGTTCTTGTTTATTCCAATTTTCAAAACCCCATTTTTATTTTCAAGTTTACCTTTTATCACACAGAAAGCTCCGTAAACTTTTTTGGATAACTTAACTTCAAATTCTGAATCATTTATTTTTCCGATAAAAACTTGCTTATCCCAGTCAGAAACGAATTGCTTTTCCGACAGCGTTTTCTTTTGTAATTCAGATATTGCTATCGAACTATCTTCTGTTAATGTAACCAAATGTATTTTAGTTGGAAAGATTTTCATTCAGGTTACAAGCTTTTCTTAAATGTGGTACAACGGTCTTGTATAAGAATAGTAGGGCGGAAAAAAGCGACTACAATTCGGTTAAACACAAGCCGAATTTTTAAATTTTTCTTATTATCTTTTTTGTTTAATAAGCCAAATTTAAAAATTTGGCGACCTTGCAAAAGTACTTTTATCATTGGTTTAAGCGGCAATTGCCCTATTATTTTTATACGGTATTCTACACAGTTATTCCTCCGACTTTATCCGTTCTTCCTTGAAATCCGCTATTAACCATTCGCTTTTACTAATGTTATATTTAATAATTTTAATATTCGAATTAATAGATTTTTCTTGAAAAAAGAAATAAATTAAACCTTTACTTCTGACCCTAGTTTTTTTTAAGTTACTTCTATCTAAAAACCCTAAATATTTAAAGTTATCATTAATTTTAAGATGGTTATTTTCTATCAAAATCTTTTTGATTAGAGTACCAATTTTTTCTTTATTTTGCTCAAGAACCAATGTCTCAAATAGCTTTTCGTTATTTTCAATTTTTTTTGTAGAATTTTCATTAAAAATAATTCTGGTAAGTTTTTTTGATAAATTATTAAACTTTTGCATTGGAAGCACTCCCGAAGACATTTCAGTTCCACCAGCTAAATATATGAAAAGTTCATTTTCTGTAATGGGCTTAATCTCTGCTAAATATAATGGATGACCATAGTTCACATACGAGCCAGAACGTATAGAACCTCCAAAGTACTCATTTTTTATGAATTTTTTATCATCCGTAAATTCATAGGTGTTTAAATATGTTTTGCCGTGTTTATATAGCATAAGGTATATTGTTTTATGCTCCAAAATAACATCGCCAATAATTATATGTTTTCTTATATCTCCAGAGATATATTCTTGTTCTTTCTCGTATATTTTGGAGTATTCAAAATGGTCGATTAACACACTGTCTTTTTTGCTATTGTAAACGTATATATTCCAAAAGGTTTTCTGTTCTTTTAGATTTGTATCAACAAGCATTTTTATTTCCAAATTATCGATTTTTTTTGTGTATGCTTCCATTGTATTGATTGTTTTATCTGTTATTTGCGCTTTGCAGTTAGATAGACTGATGAGCGTTATGATTAAAAAAAATAGTCTTCGTATCATAGTTCTATGGTTATGGTGTTATCTTCAAAATAATGCAACTCGCTTGTGGTTTTATAAAGCTTAAAGGCTAAATACTTTTCCATATCTACGGTCATTGTTTTATACAAAAAAGGTGTCTTTCCTCCAGATGCAGTTTGTATGTCAAGATATACACCCGAATGCCTTGCATCAAGAAAAGGCTCGCCAAGTGCATCTTTTTTTGCGAAAACCACACCCGTTAGTGAATTGGATGAATATATGTTGAGCAATTCTTTCGGTTTTGCAAAAAATTTACTGCCCTTTGCCCCATACGATGGGTCGTAGTACTTTTGCTCTGTGCCTTTGTCAAAAGTTGCAAAAACGTGGTCCCAAAAAAAGTGCATTGGTTTGTCGTTGCCCTGTGCCTTATTTCCTGTTGGTGGATTCTCAATCGGGGCTTTCGGGTCTTTTATTGTCCACGTTTTTACCAAAAAAATGGAATTTATGAATTTAGGAGGTATTGGTGCCGGTACAAGACCCGCACCAACTGCAGAAGTAAAGGCGAATTGATTTGCTTCTATGCCTTGTGAAAGTGCAACGTAAATGAACAAAGAAGTAAACTCTCCACAACGTGCCTCGCCATCACGTAAAAGCGTTCGTAAGCCTCTTGTAAAACTTCCAGTTAATGAACTTGCATTACGCCAATATCCCAAACCTTGGCTACTCAAATCTTTGTCCAAATAAACTGTTCCCTCTCTCGTTCTCGTAATTTTTTTTGGTTCAAACTCCTTAAAAATAGCATCAAGTATTTGTTCTTGGTTGTCTGCTGTTTTTTTGGTGGTATTACCTAATCCTTTGGCTTGCTTGCAACCAATTGAAAGTAAAGTTTCAGTAATATTTTCTTTTCCTTTATTAAATGTGGCTTCTATTTTTAAATCAATATCTTCAATTGATGGGGAATTACCCTTAAAAGTACCGTATAGAGGCTCTTTCCAAGTAACGTAAAGTGTATTTATACAAGAACCTGCTTTTACCCAATTACTCCCATCTTCCGAGTATTCAAAGACAAGTTCAAAATTTTGGATATGTTGTATGGTATCGTTATAGGGTTTGTTGTTACTTTTAAAGGTTACCTCAAACTCGCCACTTTTCTTTCCCTTTTCAATGCCAAAGGTGTATTTATTGTCCTTGTCGGTTATCCTAATTTCGGGCGGTTTGGTAAATGGGTCGCTCGATGTTACCTTTAAGGTTGCCGTAAGTTTTATTTTGTCGGTGCTTGAAAATGTAATGGGAATGGGTTCAGGCTTTATCGTGCTATAATCATCTGGATTTGTTCGTTTATATAGCCAATGGTAATATTTACCAACATCTTCAAGGATGTAGAATTTTTTGTAGTCGCTGAAATCCGCCACGTCATCGCTACAAATATCGTATGTTGTGTCAAAGGCAACTTTGGTAAGCACCAAAATAGCTTTGGGTGCAGCAGCTTGCCCATACGTTTTTACGCCTGTAATTATTTTTTTTGATGAATCTGACCCTTGTTGCTTTTTGGAAGCTTCAAGTTCAAGGGTATTGTCCATTAGTTTTTTGTGACGGTCAAGTTTTACCCTCTTTTTTTCTTGGATTTCGTTCTCTCTGATTTGGTTTTCTTCCGTCCAGAGTGATTTGAGTTTAGCCTTTAGGTCGGTGATATAGTTTTCTAAATCCACACCGCTGAGTTCTTCCCTGTTTATGGATGGTTCAGCGTTTTCATCGGAGCTGCCAAATAGGTTTGTCCAAAAACTTGAATTTCTATCGCTCATTGCCCCGAATTTAAAAATTGGACTTTGCCACCCATTGCACAATTTATGAATGTTTTGTCAATTAGTGCGTTTTTCCCTTCAATGAATACGTCTTTTTTAAAATCAACCCATTCCAAAAGTGAGATACAGCCTTTGCACGGTTTTTGGGTAATTGAGCAAACCGCAAAATCAATGGTGTTTACAATTGGGTTTTTGTCAATGGTGGAACAAGAATAGACACCGTTGTGTGTCAATACTTTTTTAGTTGCCTTTATTTGGCAAGGCGCACTTCCTTTGTCGCAAATCATTGTTGCGCCATCCTTTATATATTCAAAAGTTCCGCCGTCCTCTGGTTGTATTAGTACTCCCATAATCTTTTTTTTTTCGTTCGAGTTTTTTTTTTAATTGTGTAGAACGTTTAGTATAAGGAACGTAGGGCAGTTGATAGGCACTTTCGTTTCGGTTTATTACTTAGCTAAATATAAATATTTTGCTTTTATCTTTTCTTCTATAAACGCCAAATTTTATATTTAGCGGACTTTGTAAATAAACACAGAACTTTGGAGTTAGCACAAATGCCCTATGTTTTTTATACCTTGTTGGCAATAGTGTTTTTCAATACATTAATAAGCGAATATCATTTTTTTCATTAAAAGACATAAATGTTTTGAATCCCTTTTTTAAATATATACCACCTTTATCAGCTTCTAAAAACCCTTTAATTAAATCATTTTCTGTTTGGTCAATAAACTCAAGATTATATTCATTTGAATGAGTCAAAGTTAATTTTCCATTTAATTCAGGAATATTTTTGTTGTCCGATTTTATTTTAAAATCAATTGTTCGTATTTTATTCGATGTTTTTTTTGAGTCAATTTCTGTTACAATAATTTTTCCTTCAATTAATCCAAACCAATTTTCTAGTATATTTTTTAAGGTTTCATTTTTTTGTCTTTCTTCTAGAAGCCATAATAGTTCTTCATAAACATTTTTAAGTAACTTGAAAAAATCCTTAACGAATTTTGAGCTTTTTATTTTTACAAATTGATTTCGTTCATTATAATCAAAACTATCTGAGTGTTTTTTTACTATTTTTAGAATTGAATCATCGGTAATTTGAGACCCAGCGTGTATTATTTTATTTCTTATTAATTGAATTTCTTTTAATTTTGAAATATAACTCTTAAATGGTTCTTTTGGAATGTCAATTACAAGCTCTAAGTAGTTAAATGATGCTTTTAAATAATCCCTTGAGTTGAAATGCGAGATTTTGATTTTTTGATTAAATGTTTGGGAAGATATATCGCAAATTTTGTTCAAAAAATTTTCATTTAAAGAATAGAGAGCAATTAATGTAGACTTACTAAAAAGGTCCAAAAAGTCAGAGTATTTTTCTCCTATTTCTTCAGTTTCCTCAATTTTATTTTCTGATAAATAATCTATTCCTGAAATATGTATCGCATAACTTATATTATTTTGGTCTTCAGGGTTTTCTGCTCCAAGAGTTTCATCATATCTTTTTTGAGCTTCTTTCTCTACTGTTATATATCTTGTATTCAGTGATTTTAACTCTTCTTGCTTATTTTTTAAATAAGAATTGATGGTATTTAAGTGTTGTTTCTCATATAAGTCAAGTTGGTTCTTTATATCCAAAAAGGATTTTTCAAGAATTTCAATTTTCCTTTCATTGTTTATGTAGTGAAATGTAACTTGAAATGTTGTCATTCTATTTTTTTTGCATTATTGCCAACGGATTTGTATATGAAAAGTAGCGCAGAAAATAAGCGATAACTTTTCGGATGAAACAAAAGCCGAATTTTTAAATTTTGCTATTTATTTTATTTTTGGGAAATCGTCAAATTTAAAAATTTGGCGACTTCCTAAAAATGCCCGAACCTTTGTGTTAGCTACGACTTGCGCTATTTTTTATATACGTTGTTCTAAGCAGTTGTTTTTGCAACAAATATGTTCTTGTTGTTTTTCTAATTGTCTCTTTTGTGAGCATATTTTTCAATGGTTTCAGAAGTAGTTGTTGAAAATTGATGCCCTTGAGATTCCCAATAGGGGATTTGTGATATTAAATAGGTGTGAATGCTAATAGTCCCTTTTCCACGAATAATAATTTCATTTACAGTCCCTTTATACCATAACTCTAAAAAAGTATTCTTTATTCCTCCGTCATACTCAATCTCTTTTTCGGCTAGAATTTTGAAATCGTTTAACTTTATTCCTTCGTCAATCAATAATTTTTTAAAGTCACTAACATTTATTTGTTTTTCTAATCTTTTACCTTCTTTAAAAAGCCATTTTGTCATACCTCTACTAATTCTAATCACTGATTTATTAATAGTATCAATATTAACCGTACTTTCGACTTTGTAATTTTTAACTATTTCATCCCAAGCATCATATTGTTTGGTTTGGCTATCTCGCATATCTCTCAATTTCGTGGGTAAATTTGATAGTCTATAGCCGTGGCCAGCATTTAGGACTCTATGAGGGGTTTGCATT
This genomic stretch from Cellulophaga algicola DSM 14237 harbors:
- a CDS encoding DUF4280 domain-containing protein — its product is MGVLIQPEDGGTFEYIKDGATMICDKGSAPCQIKATKKVLTHNGVYSCSTIDKNPIVNTIDFAVCSITQKPCKGCISLLEWVDFKKDVFIEGKNALIDKTFINCAMGGKVQFLNSGQ